A genomic window from Streptomyces brevispora includes:
- a CDS encoding ABC transporter substrate-binding protein yields MLSASACNDSKDDNGGGTNGKGSGATDAALTSIVNKSDKKGGTVKIEMSDEPDSLDPGNTYYGWVQNFARLYGRTLTSFKPAAGKDGLEIVPDLAESLGKASADAKTWTYTLKKGLKFEDGTPITSKDVKYAVERSNFAPEALSNGPTYFKAHLMGGDKYKGPYNDKNPDGISSIETPDDNTIVFKLKDAFADFDYLATFSQTAPVPASKDKGADYVKHIVSSGPYKFESYDEGRGATLVRNPNWDPKTDPIRPALPDKVTVRFKVKQETVDNNLIADNITADGAGTGVAPATQPDVLTKPDLKKQTDNSYAGATSYIGLNVNVKPFDNIHCRKAVQWGLDKASVQAAQGGDPKGDVATTLLPPTVNGYSKFDLYESAGHKGDEAKAKDELKQCGKPKGFDTKISARSDRPAEMAMVTAVQASLKKIGINAEIKSFPAGKYFSNFAGNPSYVHANKLGMIMSAWGADWPTGFGFLDQIINGSAIKPSGGNNVQELNDPKINKLLNEGIANTDTAAREKAWGDVDKAVAEGATAVPLIYRKNLLLRPASATNVTVTQAYLGMYDYVLMGSAK; encoded by the coding sequence ATGCTGAGCGCGTCCGCGTGCAACGACTCCAAGGACGACAACGGCGGCGGCACCAACGGCAAGGGCTCCGGCGCCACTGACGCCGCGCTGACCTCCATAGTCAACAAGTCGGACAAGAAGGGTGGGACCGTCAAGATCGAGATGTCGGACGAGCCCGACTCCCTCGACCCCGGCAACACGTACTACGGCTGGGTGCAGAACTTCGCCCGCCTGTACGGCCGCACCCTGACGTCCTTCAAGCCGGCCGCCGGCAAGGACGGTCTGGAGATCGTCCCGGACCTCGCGGAAAGCCTCGGCAAGGCGAGCGCGGACGCGAAGACCTGGACGTACACGCTGAAGAAGGGTCTCAAGTTCGAGGACGGGACCCCGATCACCTCGAAGGACGTCAAGTACGCCGTCGAGCGCTCCAACTTCGCGCCGGAGGCCCTGTCCAACGGCCCGACGTACTTCAAGGCCCACCTCATGGGTGGCGACAAGTACAAGGGTCCGTACAACGACAAGAACCCCGACGGCATCTCCTCCATCGAGACGCCGGACGACAACACGATCGTCTTCAAGCTGAAGGACGCCTTCGCGGACTTCGACTACCTGGCGACCTTCTCGCAGACGGCCCCCGTGCCGGCCTCGAAGGACAAGGGCGCCGACTATGTGAAGCACATCGTGTCCTCGGGCCCGTACAAGTTCGAGTCGTACGACGAGGGCCGCGGCGCGACCCTCGTGCGCAACCCGAACTGGGACCCGAAGACCGACCCGATCCGCCCGGCCCTGCCGGACAAGGTGACGGTGCGCTTCAAGGTCAAGCAGGAGACGGTCGACAACAACCTGATCGCCGACAACATCACCGCTGACGGCGCCGGTACCGGTGTCGCCCCGGCCACCCAGCCGGACGTGCTCACCAAGCCCGACCTGAAGAAGCAGACCGACAACTCGTACGCGGGTGCCACCTCGTACATCGGCCTGAACGTCAACGTGAAGCCGTTCGACAACATCCACTGCCGCAAGGCCGTGCAGTGGGGCCTCGACAAGGCTTCGGTCCAGGCCGCCCAGGGTGGCGACCCCAAGGGTGACGTCGCGACGACCCTGCTGCCCCCGACGGTCAACGGCTACTCGAAGTTCGACCTGTACGAGTCGGCCGGCCACAAGGGCGACGAGGCCAAGGCCAAGGACGAGCTGAAGCAGTGCGGCAAGCCGAAGGGCTTCGACACCAAGATCTCGGCCCGCTCCGACCGCCCCGCCGAGATGGCCATGGTCACCGCGGTGCAGGCCTCGCTCAAGAAGATCGGCATCAACGCCGAGATCAAGAGCTTCCCGGCCGGTAAGTACTTCTCGAACTTCGCGGGCAACCCGAGCTACGTGCACGCGAACAAGCTCGGCATGATCATGAGCGCCTGGGGTGCCGACTGGCCGACCGGCTTCGGCTTCCTGGACCAGATCATCAACGGCTCGGCCATCAAGCCGTCCGGTGGCAACAACGTCCAGGAACTGAACGACCCGAAGATCAACAAGCTGCTCAACGAGGGCATCGCCAACACCGACACCGCCGCCCGTGAGAAGGCGTGGGGCGACGTCGACAAGGCCGTGGCCGAAGGCGCGACCGCCGTGCCGCTGATCTACCGCAAGAACCTGCTGCTCCGGCCGGCGTCCGCGACGAACGTCACGGTCACCCAGGCCTACCTCGGCATGTACGACTACGTGCTGATGGGTTCCGCCAAGTAG
- a CDS encoding AAA family ATPase → MTLQRYATTAGVAHGALPAQPGTPTREMPGPHGPVVRDLRERDGRSPRSLHFAAGDVVVVSGLPGSGKTTLIRRTVSARVIDSQDTRDRWAGLLPRPVPYALYRPLVRVAHYWGLWRVLRSGASVVVHDCGTQSWVRCWLARDARRRGRILHLVLLDVTPQTARAGQRERGRGVSGYAFARHRRALRRLLRDTETGLLPLGCVSAVLLDREAAALLTRITFADARSESGYDAAAHRG, encoded by the coding sequence ATGACGTTGCAGCGGTACGCGACGACCGCGGGGGTCGCGCACGGCGCACTGCCCGCGCAGCCGGGCACGCCGACCCGGGAGATGCCGGGCCCGCACGGACCCGTGGTGCGGGATCTCAGGGAGCGCGACGGGCGCAGCCCGCGGAGCCTGCACTTCGCGGCGGGCGATGTCGTGGTGGTCTCCGGGCTGCCGGGCAGCGGCAAAACGACACTGATCAGGCGGACGGTGTCCGCCCGCGTCATCGACTCCCAGGACACCAGGGACCGCTGGGCCGGTCTGCTGCCCCGCCCGGTCCCGTACGCCCTCTACCGGCCGCTCGTCCGCGTCGCCCACTACTGGGGACTGTGGCGGGTGCTGCGCTCCGGCGCCTCCGTCGTCGTCCACGACTGCGGCACCCAGTCCTGGGTGCGCTGCTGGCTGGCGCGCGACGCCCGGCGGCGCGGCCGCATCCTGCACCTCGTCCTGCTCGACGTCACCCCGCAGACGGCACGGGCGGGCCAGCGCGAACGGGGGCGCGGCGTCTCCGGATACGCGTTCGCCCGGCACCGCAGGGCGTTACGGAGGCTGCTGCGGGACACCGAGACGGGCCTGCTGCCGCTCGGCTGCGTCTCGGCGGTGCTGCTGGACCGCGAGGCGGCGGCGCTGCTGACACGGATCACCTTCGCGGACGCACGGAGCGAGAGCGGGTACGACGCCGCCGCCCATCGCGGGTGA
- a CDS encoding enhanced serine sensitivity protein SseB C-terminal domain-containing protein, producing MSASGTAAAGKVEHMLRQVTPGRYDAYEALLQALAADRIWMLLWHGRAGSPDAQYGNMEIDGLGYAPCVTSAQELSASGWNRAHEVVGGHDIARTLFPDRWGLWLNPHAPGGGVGIPWLDLRRIATGLDRMPAGPLRISDPAVETPQFYAQLTQNAHHTPAIRSLRRAWVQPALGAPYLAIGLDLYDTSQPSVDAVRAMMQQSIGAVPEGLPVSTVAMSDEYDPVAMWLRGNSRPFYDRESHAPAGRSGGVAPGYGYPQAPGPAPHAY from the coding sequence GTGAGTGCGTCAGGCACCGCGGCGGCCGGAAAGGTCGAGCACATGCTGCGCCAAGTGACGCCCGGGCGCTACGACGCGTACGAGGCGTTGCTCCAGGCCCTGGCGGCCGACCGGATCTGGATGCTGCTCTGGCACGGCCGGGCCGGCTCGCCCGACGCCCAGTACGGCAACATGGAGATCGACGGCCTCGGCTACGCCCCCTGTGTCACCTCGGCCCAGGAGCTCTCCGCCAGTGGCTGGAACCGGGCCCATGAGGTGGTGGGCGGACACGACATCGCCCGTACGCTGTTCCCCGACCGCTGGGGCCTCTGGCTCAACCCGCACGCACCGGGCGGCGGTGTGGGCATTCCCTGGCTCGACCTGCGCCGGATCGCCACCGGCCTCGACCGGATGCCCGCCGGTCCACTGCGGATCAGCGACCCCGCCGTCGAGACCCCGCAGTTCTACGCCCAGCTGACGCAGAACGCCCACCACACCCCGGCGATCCGCTCGCTGCGCCGCGCCTGGGTGCAGCCCGCGCTCGGTGCTCCGTACCTCGCCATCGGTCTCGATCTGTACGACACGAGCCAGCCGTCCGTCGACGCGGTGCGCGCGATGATGCAGCAGTCGATCGGCGCGGTTCCGGAGGGGCTGCCGGTCTCCACCGTCGCCATGTCCGACGAGTACGACCCGGTCGCGATGTGGTTGCGGGGCAACTCCCGGCCGTTCTACGACCGTGAGTCGCACGCCCCGGCCGGCCGGAGCGGCGGCGTCGCTCCGGGTTACGGCTACCCGCAGGCGCCCGGTCCGGCCCCGCACGCCTACTAG
- a CDS encoding ABC transporter permease, with protein MTAPIETTGSAAEAQPEAVLTGVKQSQIEGRSLGQIAWTRFKRDKVAVAGGIVVILLILLAVLSKPIQAFFGLDPNEFHQDLIDPALLAPKGDWGGMSWSHPLGVEPQYGRDIMTRIIEGSWVSLVVAVGATLLSVVIGVFFGVVSGFYGGWVDTVISRMMDTFLAFPLLLFAISISAALQDGAFGLEGLPLRIAVLIFVIGFFSWPYMGRIVRAQTMSLRNREFVEAARSLGARGPFILFRELLPNLVAPILVYSTLLIPSNILFEAGLSYLGVGIAPPQASWGGMLTNAIDFYRNDPMYMIVPGVAIFVTVLAFNLLGDGLRDALDPRSK; from the coding sequence GTGACCGCACCGATCGAGACCACCGGATCGGCTGCCGAGGCTCAGCCGGAGGCAGTACTCACGGGAGTCAAGCAGAGCCAGATCGAAGGCCGTTCGCTCGGGCAGATCGCCTGGACGCGCTTCAAGCGCGACAAGGTGGCAGTGGCCGGCGGCATCGTTGTCATCCTGCTGATCCTGCTCGCCGTTCTCTCCAAGCCGATCCAGGCCTTCTTCGGTCTGGACCCCAACGAGTTCCACCAGGACCTCATCGACCCCGCGCTGCTCGCCCCCAAGGGCGACTGGGGCGGCATGAGTTGGAGCCATCCGCTCGGCGTCGAACCGCAGTACGGCCGCGACATCATGACCCGGATCATCGAGGGCTCCTGGGTCTCCCTCGTCGTCGCCGTCGGCGCCACCCTGCTCTCCGTGGTGATCGGCGTCTTCTTCGGCGTGGTCTCGGGGTTCTACGGAGGCTGGGTCGACACGGTCATCAGCCGCATGATGGACACCTTCCTGGCCTTCCCGCTCCTGCTGTTCGCGATCTCCATCTCGGCGGCGCTGCAGGACGGTGCGTTCGGCCTGGAGGGGCTGCCACTGCGGATCGCCGTGCTGATCTTCGTGATCGGCTTCTTCAGCTGGCCGTACATGGGACGTATCGTCCGGGCCCAGACGATGAGCCTGCGCAACCGCGAATTCGTCGAGGCAGCCCGGTCGTTGGGCGCCCGGGGACCCTTCATCCTCTTCCGGGAGCTGCTGCCGAACCTGGTGGCGCCCATCCTGGTCTACTCGACGCTGCTGATCCCCTCGAACATCCTCTTCGAGGCGGGTCTCAGCTATCTCGGGGTCGGTATCGCCCCGCCGCAGGCCTCCTGGGGCGGGATGCTCACCAACGCGATCGACTTCTACCGGAACGACCCGATGTACATGATCGTGCCAGGCGTGGCCATCTTCGTCACGGTCCTGGCGTTCAACCTGCTGGGAGACGGGCTGCGTGATGCCCTCGACCCCCGCAGCAAGTAG
- a CDS encoding enhanced serine sensitivity protein SseB, which produces MDIPAQGHTDPQGGWPANELEQVLGSSLGSPEAGGRLLEVLGRSHLWVPLPNGGGPDAIDLDLPTLEIDGAPYVPVFSSEQQFLSCVGAHMSFTVAPAVEFARGLPPQLGVAVNPGGAVGMPLPPPAVAELCRAGRTVLDGPTTGGRVRLFEPDWKEEPVDFLSAAAGEFEESGVVRSARRALASIEGGDPVLFVGVEFLTWDGAGRNDPMDALGRALGRVEVPWPVNLVLLDVAQDPVADWMRARIRPFYQRAGE; this is translated from the coding sequence GTGGACATTCCGGCGCAGGGCCACACCGATCCGCAGGGCGGATGGCCGGCCAACGAGCTCGAACAAGTACTGGGCTCCTCGCTCGGCAGCCCGGAGGCGGGCGGCCGGCTCCTGGAGGTGCTCGGCCGCAGCCATCTCTGGGTGCCCCTGCCCAACGGCGGCGGACCGGACGCCATCGACCTGGACCTGCCGACACTGGAGATCGACGGCGCGCCGTACGTTCCCGTGTTCAGCTCCGAGCAGCAGTTCCTCAGCTGCGTCGGCGCCCATATGTCCTTCACCGTGGCGCCCGCCGTCGAGTTCGCCCGCGGACTGCCCCCGCAGCTCGGCGTCGCGGTGAACCCGGGCGGTGCGGTCGGCATGCCACTCCCGCCGCCCGCCGTGGCCGAACTCTGCCGGGCCGGACGCACCGTGCTCGACGGGCCGACCACCGGCGGCCGGGTCCGGCTCTTCGAGCCGGACTGGAAGGAGGAGCCCGTCGACTTCCTCTCCGCCGCGGCCGGCGAGTTCGAGGAGAGCGGTGTCGTGCGCAGCGCCCGCAGGGCCCTGGCCAGCATCGAGGGCGGCGACCCCGTCCTCTTCGTCGGCGTCGAGTTCTTGACCTGGGACGGCGCCGGGCGCAACGACCCCATGGACGCCCTCGGCCGGGCGCTCGGCCGCGTCGAGGTGCCGTGGCCGGTCAATCTGGTGCTGCTCGACGTGGCTCAGGACCCGGTCGCCGACTGGATGCGCGCGAGGATCCGGCCGTTCTATCAGCGCGCCGGAGAGTAG